The sequence TGCCCACTACCGCGGCCGTGGTGGTGACCACCCCGCAAAACGTGGCGCTGGCAGATGCGGTGAAAGGCATCAGCATGTTCAACAAAGTGCATGTGCCTGTGCTGGGCGTGATTGAGAACATGAGCTACCACATCTGTGGCCAATGTGGTCATCAAGCTGAGTTATTTGGTGCCGGCGGCGGTTTGCGTGTGTCTCAACAACAGCAGGTTCCTTTATTGGGTCAGCTGCCGTTGGATGCCCGTATTGGGGTGGATATGGATAAAGGCCGTCCCACCATGATAGCGGAGCCAGACGGCGCGTTAGCCGAGGCGTATTTGACCATAGCGGCGCGTGTTGCCAGCGGCTTGTATTTTAGCGGCAAGTCAGTGCCTACCAGCCTGTACACCCGTGTTATTTAATTACATTTACGTTTAATCATTATTACCTTGCCCGCTAACACCATACATAACAGGAGTTAGCGGGCGGCTTGTGCCTAGCAAGTAGCCACCGCTGTGGCTGCGGCAAAGCTAGTCGCGAGCAAGGTGCTTTCTTACCCTGAGTTGAGGAATTTTCATGCGTCTTTGTGATCGCGATATTAAGCGTTATTTGGCCGACGGCATTATTAGTATTACCCCAGAGCCAGATCCAGAGCGGATCAGTGGCGTGAGCGTAGATGTGCTGTTAGGCAATGAGTTTCGGGTGTTTGAGGCTCACAGCGCGCCTTATATTGACTTGAGTGGCCCTAAGGATGAAGTGGCCAAAGCCATCGATAGCGTGATGAGTGACGAAATTTTTATTGCCGATGGCGATGCCTTTTTCCTGCATCCCGGCGAATTGGCGCTGGCGGTCACCCTTGAATCTATTACCTTGCCCGATAACATAGTGGGTTGGCTGGACGGGCGCTCATCATTAGCGCGCTTAGGGCTGATGGTGCATGCCACCGCTCATCGCATCGATCCGGGTTGGTCGGGGCGCATCGTGCTTGAATTTTATAACGGCGGTAAACTGCCCCTCGCCTTACGCCCGCACATGGTGATTGGCGCCATTAACTTTGAAACCATGTCGGGCTCTGCAGAGCGTCCTTATATGAGCCGTGCTAGCGCTAAATACAAGGCGCAGCAAGGGGCCGATGCGAGCCGGATTAACCAAGACTAATAACAACAACACGGGATAATACGCATGAAAAAGCTACTCTATGGATTGGGAGCCTTGTTGCTACTGATCCTGCTAGCGGGAATTATTTTAATTCAGGTGGTGGATACCGACCGCGTTAAGCGAGTATTGATCGAGCAAACTAAAGAAAAAACCGGCCGAACCTTAGTGATTAATGGTGATTTAAGCTGGCGCTTTTTCCCCTCGGTCGGCTTTACCGTGAACGACACCGCCTTATTAAATCCGCCAGGGTTTGAGGGTGGCAACACCTTATCCATTGGCGAACTCAGTTTAGATGTGGCCTTAAAGCCGCTGTTTAATAATCGTCTCGAAGTGGGTGAAGCTGTGCTCAAGAATGCCCGGCTGCATTTAATTACCCGCAAAGATGGCGTGACTAACTTAGATGATTTGCGCCAGCTCGCAGCAAGCAAGGCAGCTGATGGCACTGGCACCAATGGCAACACAGGCACTCAGGCTGGCAACGAAACAGCCACCGACTCTGACACTCAAGCCGAAAATACAGCCAGTAATACCGAAAATGAAAACAGCAAAGAGCCCATGAGCTTTAGCTTGGCAGGCGTCAGCGTACAAGATGCGGAAGTGGTGATGCAAAATCAGGCTACCGATAAATTAACGCGCCTGAGTAAGGTTAACTTTAAGCTGGATGACTTTGCACCGGATCAAACCGTACCTTTAAGTTTGTCTGGCAATTTGTTTAGCGACGATCTACAGGGCAGCATTAAGGCGAACGGCAAATTTTGGTTAGCGCCTGAGTTTAATCGTTTTCTATTAAGTGACCTTGTCCTCGATGTGGGCGCCACTGGCCGTGCTATTCCGGGTAATAAACAGCTGCAGTTACAAGGCCAGTTAGCCTATGACTTAGACCAAAAGCTGGCTGAGTTTACCGAGCTTAACTTGGAGCTAGGCGAGCTCAAGGTGTCGGGTGCCTTGGCGGTACGCCACCAAAACCTGCCTGAGTTAACCTTTAAGCTGCACACCGACGTGTTAAATGTGGACGCCTTGCAAGAAGAATGGCGTAGCGGCACTAAGCCTACTAAAGGCAAAACCAAGCCAACTAACGCTGAGAACACAGATAAAGACACCACCAATGCACCGAACCGTAGCGCCTCAGTGCCGGCGACCTTATCTAACTCCAAGCCGACTACCAGCGAAGCCAGCGGTTCTTTCTTGCAAGGCATCAATCTTAATGGCGACTTGTCGGCAGATAAGGTGCTGATGCAAGGCATAGAGCTGGAGCAACTGGATGTTCATATTCAGTCCAAACGAGGCAAGCTTGAGCTTAAACCCATCCAAGCTCAGCTTTATGAAGGCCAAATAGACGCGGAGGCTAAGCTTGATTTTACCGATCAGCCCACGCGCTTTAGTGTGCATCAAACCTTAATCGACGTGAACGCAGATACCTTGCTGAGCGCCGCGACCAGCATCGATTACATCGAAGGTCGTGCCGATGTCACGCTTGATGCCAAAGGCGCGGGCTTTAGCAGCGATGAGCTGCGCAAAAATCTCACCGGCACCGCCAACATTAGCGTGGCCGACGGCGCCGTAGAGGGCGTTAACATCGCGGCCCTTATTCGCCGTGCCCACGCCCAAATAAAAGGCTTACCGGTACCGGCGAAAGAAGACGTTGAAAAAACTGACTTTAGTGCGCTTACTGCCGACTTTGTCATTGGTAAAGGTATGGTCAGCACTGACAACCTGCACTTAGCCTCGCCTTTACTACGTATCAACGGCGAGGGTAAAACCAACCTTGGCGACGAGTCATTAAACGTACTGTTAAATACTGCGATCGTGGGCAGTATTAAAGGCCAAGACGGCGAAGAGTTAGATGAGCTTAAAAACATCATTCTGCCCATTCGCATTAGTGGCACCTATAAAGATCCCCAATACCGCTTAGATTTACAGCAAGTGTTTGATGTGTATTTAAGTGACAAGGCTGACAAAGAAGTTGAACGCCTTAAGCGTAAACTCGACGAAAAGCTGGGCGACAAGCTCGGTGATAAGTTACCGGGATTATTGGATAAGCTGGGGCTGTGATTTGTACGCGAGGCGTAAATCGTGAGAGTGAGCGCCGCTTCTTATCTCGTCCGTTAAGCTTGGTGTAAAGGTATTGCAGAATGAGTAACGAGTTGACTAATAAAGATAACCCAAGGGTGTTGGTGGTGTGTTTAGGCAATATTTGTCGCTCACCTACCGCAGAGGCGGTGTTACGCCAGCGCGCTGCCAGTGCGGGCGTGGCGCTAACCGTTGATTCTGCCGGTACTTATGGCGGACATGCAGGTGCCACACCCGATGCGCGCTCGCGGGCGGCAGGGGAGCGCCGAGGATATGACTTTAGCGGTATTCATTCACGCCAAGTTAAAGCCAGTGATTTTGTGGATTTCGATATCATCTTGGCGGCGGATCGCAGTAATTTAGCGGATCTTAAAGCGCTGTGCCCCGCAGAGCATCAACATAAAATTATGCTGCTGCTAAGTTTTAATGGCGATGGCGAACAAGACACTAAGCAAGACGCCCAGCAAGAAGTGCCGGACCCGTATTACGGCGGCGAGCAAGGCTTTGAGCAGGTGCTGGATCTTATTGAATCAGCCTGCGATGGCTTGTTAGCGCAATACGCTAAGTGATATTAAGGATAAAGATCTATCAGCAACGGAATCCACGGAACAATAGAGATCAGATCGAAAAGAGCCAAATTATTGAGGGGTAAGGTCTTAACCCTCTATAGGTCAATCACTTATTGCCCTTGAACTTGTCCGTGGGTTCCGCGTTCTTCCGTTGCAAAAAATATCTTAAAGCTCTTTGTTATGAAAAGCGCGGATGAAACGAGAGCTACACACCTGTTGAGTCGTACTGCTTATACCAAACACACTAAATAATCGTTCTATTTAAGATCGACATAAAAGCCCCATAGCATAGCTAACTAAAGCAGGCTTCTACAAAAAGCGTGTGTTGTAGTCCACCCACTTGTTCGGTGGTCCTGCGAAGCAGGATGGTTTTAATAACAAAACCCAAACCGTGCCGATACTCTTTACCTACCAACAAGGTGGGCACACTACAAAAAACAATCACATTAAATCCAGCTGTCAGGTTGACCAAATAATTAATGCGATTGGTATTAAACCACCAGTCTCAGACTTAACTAAGAGACTCGCTCAAAAAATCCAGTAACATCCGCACCTTGGGCGACAGATGGCGGTTGTGGGGATACAGTGCCCAAATACCGTCGTCCGGCTCTTGATAAAGCTCTAATAAGGGGATCAGTTGCCCTGCATCCAGCGCTGGCTGCACATAGTAATCTGGCAACTGCACTATGCCGATGCCTTTTAGCGCGGCATCCAACAAGGCCCAGCCGCTGTCGCAGCGGATATTGCCTTTTACCCGTATATTGCGCGCCTTGCCTTGCTCCTGAAAACGCCAGTAATCCAAATTACCCTGCAAGCAATTATGTTGCTCCAGCTCCGATAACGAGTGGGGCACACCATAGGTCGACAAATAATCTGGCGAAGCACACACATACTGAGTACGAGAAGACAGCCGCTTGGCCATCATGCTGGAGTCTTCCAGTTTGCCTAGGCGCACCGCTAAGTCGTAGCCCTCCGCCACCAAATCTAGCTTCTGGTTAGTCAGGTTCATCTGCACCTCTAACTCGGGATAACGCAGCACAAAATCGTTGACCAAGGGCGCTATGGTTTTTTCACCGAAGGTGATGGGGGCCGTTAGTTTTAATTTGCCTTTGGGTGCCAGCTGTAAATTAGTGATGGTGCGCTCAGCTTCTTCTAGCCCGTCGAGCACTTGCCGGCAGTGCTGATAATAGATTTGCCCAGCTTCCGTCACCGACACCTTGCGAGTGGTACGGTAAAACAACTTGGTCGACAATCGTCCTTCCAGCGCGCTTACCTGACGACTCACCTGTGCGGTAGAAATCCCCAATCTTTTGGCCGCTTGGGTAAAGCTTTCTACCTCGGCTACTGCCACAAACTCACTCACTCCTTCCCAGATAAACATGTCTACGTCCTTACGTTGGCACCGAATACAGCAATCAATACAGTATATTGTTTCTTTAGAGTAAAGGTGGCCTTAAATGGTCGGCTATTATCAATTTTAAACGGGTAAACATAACGGCAGATAAGATAAACCTTATGCGCTATTGGGGCATGCCTTACCGCTTGGATAGCTTTAGCGTGGATTTTATCCCAACCAAAATAATGCCAATCAGCCTCTCTCTATCCGCCTCTTCTGCCAGTCTACGTTAAGCGGCCTAGTCAATAAGGCATAGCTTACTGATAATAGTTACCACACAGTAACTATCTTTTGTAAATTGGTGTGATTATCTTATAGCTGTAACGATATATAATTCACTCATCAACACGGCGGGCCAACACTTTTAACTACACTTAATGTTGACAGCTTTATAGGTCGCCACTGTGTTCTTGCCCACTTTTGATCGGGCTAAGTGATAGCCCTTGTCGGCAATGACTCACCATTTTCTTACCGGTCAACGCTCAGCACTTTGCAACATTCGCAATCATCATACATCTAGGCTCAGCAAGCCTAATGAGCTTGATGACGGGTGCCCAATTATCGTCTCTGGAGACAATTATGACTCAGATTATCAAATCTAAAGCCGCCATCGCTTGGGGCCCAAATCAGCCATTAACCATCGAAGAAGTGGATGTGATGCCACCTCAAGCCGGTGAAGTGCGCGTGCGCATTGTCGCCAGTGGCGTGTGCCATACCGATGCTTTTACCTTGTCCGGTGACGATCCGGAAGGCATCTTCCCGGTGATCCTCGGCCACGAAGGTGGCGGTATCGTCGAATCTATCGGCGAAGGCGTAACCAGCGTGCAAGTGGGCGACCATGTTATCCCGCTCTACACCCCTGAGTGTGGCGAGTGTAAATTCTGCAAATCCGGCAAAACCAACCTGTGCCAGAAAATTCGCGAAACTCAGGGCAGGGGCCTGATGCCGGACGGCACCAGCCGCTTCTTTAAAGATGGCCAGCCCATTTTCCACTACATGGGCTGCTCGACTTTTTCCGAATACACGGTGCTGCCAGAAATTTCGCTGGCCAAGGTCAATAAAGAAGCGCCGCTAGAAGAAGTCTGTTTACTCGGTTGTGGCGTGACCACCGGCATGGGTGCGGTGATGAATACCGCCAAGGTAGAAGAGGGCGCCACCGTGGCCATCTTCGGCATGGGCGGCATTGGTCTGTCGGCCATTATTGGTGCCACCATGGCGAAAGCCAGCCGCATCATTGCCATTGATATCAACGAGAGCAAGTTCGAGCTGGCCCGCAAGTTAGGCGCGACCGACTGCATTAACCCGCAAGATTATGACAAGCCAATTCAAGACGTGATCGTCGAGCTGACCGATGGCGGTGTAGATTACTCCTTTGAGTGTATCGGCAACGTTAACGTAATGCGCTCTGCGCTTGAATGCTGCCATAAAGGCTGGGGCGAGTCGGTAATCATCGGCGTAGCCGGTGCCGGCCAAGAAATTTCCACCCGTCCGTTCCAATTGGTCACCGGTCGAGTTTGGAAGGGATCGGCTTTTGGTGGCGTAAAAGGTCGCTCTGAGCTGCCGGGCTATGTTGACCGTTACATGAAGGGTGAGTTTAAGCTCAACCACTTCATTACTCACACCATGGGTCTGGAAAAGATCAACGAAGCCTTCGATCTCATGCATGCCGGTAAAAGTATTCGTACCGTTATCCACTTCGACAAATAACAGCAACAAAAGCGTATTTTAAAACGAGCTTAGAGGCCGTATTAGATAAATAGACGGTCTCTGCTCTACGAATAAAGGCATAACATGAGTACTTAATACTCATTGTTGCACAGAGCTGTTTTCTTAAATGTCATTGTTACTCACGAACAAAAGTAAATTGATGTTTCAGCTCTTATTATTGCTGATAAAAAATATAAACTGTCCTCAGCGAATAAGGTGAAAATAAGAGTAACGGCTCTATATATAAAATAATAAAAGTAATTTTCTATTATTCGGTAATTTTTTAGCAGCATTCACATGTGTAATAAACCACCATAAGGTAATTAAAATGACTCAGTCAGTTAACGAAAACAACATCACCAAACTTGCTCAAGAGCCTGGTATTCAACTGTTTAAGGCTGGCACCTTCAAGCTAAATGAACTGGCCGGTTTACTTGAAGTTAATAACTTGAAAAGCCAGATGGCAGAATTAACCGTTACTGATAATTCAGATGGCCTGACGGTGGGTTTCTTTGCCATGCAGCCCGGCGTTGAGTTTGAATTTGTTTATGAATTTGTAGAATATAAGGTCATTACCAAAGGCAAGATTGTGATGCGCGACTTACAAGGCAATAAATATGTAGCCGAAGTCGGTGACGTTGTTCTGTTCACCCCTAATGTTACCGTTATTTTTGACGGCGAAAGCGATGGTGAGGCTGTTTATACCGCTCACCGCACCGCAGCAGACATGTTTGCACCTAAATAAATCATCCATACATTATAGAGAGTAATACAATGAGCATATTTACCCACGTAACCGTAGGCACCAACGATCTTAACCAGGCTCGCGCCTTCTATGACACCGTATTAGGCACTTTGGGCCTTAAGCGCATCGCCGATCTGGATGAAAACGGTTCAATCTGGGGCGTAGATGCACCTTCTTTCTTTGTGCTGAAGCCTGCCAACGGCCAGCCTGCAACTGTCGGTAACGGCGTAACGGTTAGCTTCGAAGCGCCTGACCGTGCATCAATCGACGCTTTCCATGCGGCGGCTTTAGCGGCCGGTTGCCCTGATGAAGGCGCACCCGCTACTCGCGATTGGGCACCTAATGCCTATGCTGCTTACACCCGCGATTTAGACGGCAACAAACTTGCCGTCTATTGCTTCAAGCCTGCATAACCGTTTGCTTAAAACCTGCATAGCGTCCTGCTTCAAGCTTGCATAATTGCCAGCTGTTAGGCCTTCGCTTTGCAGCATAATAAATGCGGCCAGAAAGCCTAACCGGCTTTCTGGCCGTTGCGTTATGTACATCCCGCAGCTCTATACGTTATTACATTCTAGCCAAAGCTTTTCACTACCAGACCTCCACCAAAGCCCCTTGTGACGCTCAGTAAATAGCATCTTCCCCATTATTGTTACTCATTGGTAAAGGTTATTTAATATATCTGGTCATTATCATTAGCACGAAATCGAATATAATATCGCCATTGCCCCCGTGGCACTTGTATTTTTGGAGATTCCAATGAGTATTGAAAACCTGAGCTGCAATAAGAGCTTTGGTGGCTGGCACAAACAATATAGCCATTATTCAGACACCCTTAATTGCACCATGCGCTTTGCCATTTATCTGCCGCCGCAGGTATCAATCGGTGATAAGGTGCCCGCCTTATATTGGCTGTCTGGCCTCACCTGCACCGATGAAAATTTCATGCAAAAAGCCGGTGCCCAGCGCATTGCTGCCGAGCTGGGCATGGCCATTATTGTGCCAGACACCAGCCCCCGCGGCGCTGAAGTCGCGGATGACGACAGCTACGATCTGGGCAAGGGGGCGGGCTTCTACGTTAACGCCACCGAGGCACCTTGGAATCGGCATTATCGCATGTACGACTATGTGCTGAACGAACTGCCGGCACTGGTCGAGTCCATGTTTCCGCTCAACGATCAGCGTTCCATCTCCGGTCACTCCATGGGTGGCCACGGTGCCTTGGTATTGGCTATGCGCAACCCTGAACGTTATCGTTCGGTGTCAGCCTTCAGCCCCATCAGCAACCCAGTTAATTGCCCCTGGGGCAAGAAGGCGTTTAATGCTTACTTGGGCAAAGACACCGCCGCGTGGGCCGATTATGACGCCAGCTTGCTGATGCGCCAAGCCAGCCAGTTTGTGCCTGTACTAGTGGATCAAGGTGAGGCCGATGATTTTCTCACCGAGCAGCTTAAGCCAGAAACACTGGAAGCCGCCGCCAGCCACAGCGGTTACCCGCTAGCGCTAAATCGGCGGGAAGGCTATGATCATAGCTATTACTTTATCGCCAGTTTTATCGAGCAGCACCTGCGCTTTCATGCCGAGCACCTCACTCGCTAATGCATAACTGTTAGTGCATATTTGCCAGTGCCTAGGCTCCGAAGAACTCCTCTTCGGGGCTATTAGCCTGCGGTCCTGCAGCACCACCAACTACACTTGAAATACTTCCTGTATTGACCACGCTAGTTAACTCAACACTCACCAATTTCATCATTTGGAGGCTGACATGATCGTTCGGCAAAAATCGCATGGGCTTAAGCTGTTTTTTACCCTGCGCGGCTCTGTCATCCCGCAGATTTATCCCCAAATTTTGCTGATCACTCTGCTCAGTGTCTTAATAGCCGGCATTCAGCATTGGTTTCCCGGTTTTTTCTCCTCTTACGACACGGCTCCCTTCACCTTGCTGGGCGTTGCCTTGTCTCTGTTTCTCGGTTTTAGAAACAACGCCAGCTACGCACGCTGGTGGGAGGCGCGAGAACAATGGGGGCAGTTGACCATCGATGCCCGTAGTCTGGCCCGCCAAGTGATCTCTTTTATGGATGAGGAAACCGAGACCGGGCGGCACACCCAGCGGCGGATGATCCACCTGACCATCGCCTTTACCCACGCCTTGCGCCATCGGCTGCGTGACACCTCGCCTTGGCAAGACGTCGACCGTTTTGTAGAGCCAGAGCATCACGCCAGCCTGCGTCAGGCGCAAAACCTGCCCGAGTACCTGCTGCGGCTGATGGGTAAGAAGGTTGGTTACAGTCGGCGCCAGCGATTATTATCGGAATTTTTGGTGCAGAGCATGGACGAACGGCTCACCTCTATGGCGGGAGTATTGGCCGCCTGCGAGCGCATTCAGAATACGCCGCTGCCGTTTGCCTACACGCTATTGGTGCATCGCACTACCTATCTATATTGCTTTATGCTGCCCTTTGGCTTGGTCTCATCACTGGGCTGGGCCACTCCCTTAGTCTGTGCCGTAATCGCCTATACCTTCTTCGGCCTAGATGCCCTCAGTGAAGAGCTGGAACAACCTTTTGGCCTAGCCGCCAACGATCTGCCACTGAGCGCGCTGTCGCGCACCATCGAAATCAACCTGCTGGAAGCACTAGAAGAAACCGAGCTTCCGCCCGCCATTATTCCCAAAGACGACTGTTTGTCCTAGGCACACTCCCACCTAACCGTCGATCACGGCCCACATTGTTACTGACAGTCAAAAGTCATTTGCACTATGGGGTCATTATCTCTTGCCGCAGAATAAATATAATGCCGTGTCTGCTATTACTCGTGCGGCAGCACGCGCGCATGGCTGAATTAACCAGGCTGGGTTAGCTACACAGGATTAGCAACACTGGGTTTGCAGCACAAGCTTGGCAAAAAAGAGTAAGGCCGATTGGCCTGATTAATTGACTTGATACAGAGGTTTTTATGACGCCATCCCTTACTCCGCACCTGGCACAACTGGCCGATGCCGACTTGATCCGGCCGCTGGCCCATATTCGTCGTGGCATAGAAAAAGAAGCCTTGCGGGTCACGCCCAAAGGCCGGCTGTCCCAAGAGCCGCACCTGCACACACTGGGCTCGGCGCTCACGCACCCGCACATCACCACCGACTATTCAGAGTCGTTGTTGGAGTTTATTACGCCGCCCAGTGAACAGATTGGCGACACCCTCGGTTTTATGGAGCAGTTGCATCGTTATGCCGTCAGCCAGCTGGGGGATGAACATTTGTGGCCCGCCAGCATGCCCTGCGCCTTGCAGGGGAATAACAGCGTGCCCATTGCCGAATACGGTAGCTCTCGTTCGGGACAAATGAAGCACACCTACCGTCGCGGCCTAGATGTACGCTATGGCCGCATCATGCAAAGCATTGCCGGCATTCACTTCAACTTCTCTTTGCCCGACAGCTTCTGGCAGGGCTACCGAGAGTTGCTCGGCAGCCAAGATTCGCTGGCTGATTTTCGCTCGGCTCAGTATTTTGCATTAATCCGCAACTTTCAACGCTATGGCTGGCTGCTGCTTTATCTGTTTGGCGCCTCACCCGCGCTCAGCCGCTCCTTTATGGATGGCCGCCCGCACCAGCTGGCAAGCCTTGGCACCGACACCCTCTATCTGCCCTTTGCCACCTCGTTACGCATGAGCGGGTTAGGCTACCAAAGCGATGCCCAGGCGGGCTTGAACATCAGCACCAACAGCTTGGCGGAATACGGCCGCGATCTCACTCGCGCCCTGAACACCCCCCACGCGCCCTATACCCGCATCGGAGTCGAGGTTAACGGCGAAACCCGACAGCTAAACGACAATATTCTGCAGATAGAAAATGAGTATTACAGCGATATTCGCCCCAAGCGGGTAACCCATGCCGGCGAAACGCCGCTGCAGGCCATGGCTAACCGTGGCGTGGAATACATAGAAGTGCGCAACTTAGATATCAACCCTCTGCTGGCGCTGGGCATAGATGACACCCAAATACGTTTTCTGGATACCTTTTTACTGTTTTGCCTATTTCAAGACAGCCCAGAAATTGGCGAGCAGGAGCAACAGCGCCTGGCCCGCAACCAAACCCGCGTGACCGAGCAGGGCCGTCGGCCCGATCTGCTGCTCGAAACCGCCAGCGGCGAACTTAGCCGTGCAGCTTGGGGCGAGCAACTGTTTGCCGAGCTGGACGCCATCGCCCAGCTGTTGGACAAGGCCGGTAGTGGCTATGGTGCTGCGCTGCAGCACTATAAACCGCTGCTGCAACAGCCCGAACTCACGCCCTCGGCCCGCATTCTGCAGCAACTGACCGCCACCGAGCAAAATTACACGGATTGGGTGCAAAACCGAGCCACCGAGCTGACGCAGCATTGGCAACAAACCCCGCTTGAGCAAGAGCAAAGCCGCTATTTCACACAACTGGCCAGTTCATCATTGGCGGCACAATACGCATTGGAAGAGCAAGAAGCAGGCAGATCGTTAATGGCGATGTGAACGTGGCAGAAGCGGGATAAACACTGCGAACACCTGAGCAAAGTGCTATTTCAGAAGGCGCATGGCACATCAGTCCTGTGAGTAATGGCTGCCCGTCCTATGCTTT comes from Oceanisphaera profunda and encodes:
- the dcd gene encoding dCTP deaminase, with the translated sequence MRLCDRDIKRYLADGIISITPEPDPERISGVSVDVLLGNEFRVFEAHSAPYIDLSGPKDEVAKAIDSVMSDEIFIADGDAFFLHPGELALAVTLESITLPDNIVGWLDGRSSLARLGLMVHATAHRIDPGWSGRIVLEFYNGGKLPLALRPHMVIGAINFETMSGSAERPYMSRASAKYKAQQGADASRINQD
- a CDS encoding AsmA family protein, encoding MKKLLYGLGALLLLILLAGIILIQVVDTDRVKRVLIEQTKEKTGRTLVINGDLSWRFFPSVGFTVNDTALLNPPGFEGGNTLSIGELSLDVALKPLFNNRLEVGEAVLKNARLHLITRKDGVTNLDDLRQLAASKAADGTGTNGNTGTQAGNETATDSDTQAENTASNTENENSKEPMSFSLAGVSVQDAEVVMQNQATDKLTRLSKVNFKLDDFAPDQTVPLSLSGNLFSDDLQGSIKANGKFWLAPEFNRFLLSDLVLDVGATGRAIPGNKQLQLQGQLAYDLDQKLAEFTELNLELGELKVSGALAVRHQNLPELTFKLHTDVLNVDALQEEWRSGTKPTKGKTKPTNAENTDKDTTNAPNRSASVPATLSNSKPTTSEASGSFLQGINLNGDLSADKVLMQGIELEQLDVHIQSKRGKLELKPIQAQLYEGQIDAEAKLDFTDQPTRFSVHQTLIDVNADTLLSAATSIDYIEGRADVTLDAKGAGFSSDELRKNLTGTANISVADGAVEGVNIAALIRRAHAQIKGLPVPAKEDVEKTDFSALTADFVIGKGMVSTDNLHLASPLLRINGEGKTNLGDESLNVLLNTAIVGSIKGQDGEELDELKNIILPIRISGTYKDPQYRLDLQQVFDVYLSDKADKEVERLKRKLDEKLGDKLGDKLPGLLDKLGL
- a CDS encoding low molecular weight protein-tyrosine-phosphatase, with protein sequence MSNELTNKDNPRVLVVCLGNICRSPTAEAVLRQRAASAGVALTVDSAGTYGGHAGATPDARSRAAGERRGYDFSGIHSRQVKASDFVDFDIILAADRSNLADLKALCPAEHQHKIMLLLSFNGDGEQDTKQDAQQEVPDPYYGGEQGFEQVLDLIESACDGLLAQYAK
- a CDS encoding LysR substrate-binding domain-containing protein, which produces MFIWEGVSEFVAVAEVESFTQAAKRLGISTAQVSRQVSALEGRLSTKLFYRTTRKVSVTEAGQIYYQHCRQVLDGLEEAERTITNLQLAPKGKLKLTAPITFGEKTIAPLVNDFVLRYPELEVQMNLTNQKLDLVAEGYDLAVRLGKLEDSSMMAKRLSSRTQYVCASPDYLSTYGVPHSLSELEQHNCLQGNLDYWRFQEQGKARNIRVKGNIRCDSGWALLDAALKGIGIVQLPDYYVQPALDAGQLIPLLELYQEPDDGIWALYPHNRHLSPKVRMLLDFLSESLS
- a CDS encoding S-(hydroxymethyl)glutathione dehydrogenase/class III alcohol dehydrogenase, whose translation is MTQIIKSKAAIAWGPNQPLTIEEVDVMPPQAGEVRVRIVASGVCHTDAFTLSGDDPEGIFPVILGHEGGGIVESIGEGVTSVQVGDHVIPLYTPECGECKFCKSGKTNLCQKIRETQGRGLMPDGTSRFFKDGQPIFHYMGCSTFSEYTVLPEISLAKVNKEAPLEEVCLLGCGVTTGMGAVMNTAKVEEGATVAIFGMGGIGLSAIIGATMAKASRIIAIDINESKFELARKLGATDCINPQDYDKPIQDVIVELTDGGVDYSFECIGNVNVMRSALECCHKGWGESVIIGVAGAGQEISTRPFQLVTGRVWKGSAFGGVKGRSELPGYVDRYMKGEFKLNHFITHTMGLEKINEAFDLMHAGKSIRTVIHFDK
- a CDS encoding cupin domain-containing protein gives rise to the protein MTQSVNENNITKLAQEPGIQLFKAGTFKLNELAGLLEVNNLKSQMAELTVTDNSDGLTVGFFAMQPGVEFEFVYEFVEYKVITKGKIVMRDLQGNKYVAEVGDVVLFTPNVTVIFDGESDGEAVYTAHRTAADMFAPK
- a CDS encoding VOC family protein, which codes for MSIFTHVTVGTNDLNQARAFYDTVLGTLGLKRIADLDENGSIWGVDAPSFFVLKPANGQPATVGNGVTVSFEAPDRASIDAFHAAALAAGCPDEGAPATRDWAPNAYAAYTRDLDGNKLAVYCFKPA
- the fghA gene encoding S-formylglutathione hydrolase — translated: MSIENLSCNKSFGGWHKQYSHYSDTLNCTMRFAIYLPPQVSIGDKVPALYWLSGLTCTDENFMQKAGAQRIAAELGMAIIVPDTSPRGAEVADDDSYDLGKGAGFYVNATEAPWNRHYRMYDYVLNELPALVESMFPLNDQRSISGHSMGGHGALVLAMRNPERYRSVSAFSPISNPVNCPWGKKAFNAYLGKDTAAWADYDASLLMRQASQFVPVLVDQGEADDFLTEQLKPETLEAAASHSGYPLALNRREGYDHSYYFIASFIEQHLRFHAEHLTR
- a CDS encoding bestrophin family protein — encoded protein: MIVRQKSHGLKLFFTLRGSVIPQIYPQILLITLLSVLIAGIQHWFPGFFSSYDTAPFTLLGVALSLFLGFRNNASYARWWEAREQWGQLTIDARSLARQVISFMDEETETGRHTQRRMIHLTIAFTHALRHRLRDTSPWQDVDRFVEPEHHASLRQAQNLPEYLLRLMGKKVGYSRRQRLLSEFLVQSMDERLTSMAGVLAACERIQNTPLPFAYTLLVHRTTYLYCFMLPFGLVSSLGWATPLVCAVIAYTFFGLDALSEELEQPFGLAANDLPLSALSRTIEINLLEALEETELPPAIIPKDDCLS
- the gshA gene encoding glutamate--cysteine ligase; this encodes MTPSLTPHLAQLADADLIRPLAHIRRGIEKEALRVTPKGRLSQEPHLHTLGSALTHPHITTDYSESLLEFITPPSEQIGDTLGFMEQLHRYAVSQLGDEHLWPASMPCALQGNNSVPIAEYGSSRSGQMKHTYRRGLDVRYGRIMQSIAGIHFNFSLPDSFWQGYRELLGSQDSLADFRSAQYFALIRNFQRYGWLLLYLFGASPALSRSFMDGRPHQLASLGTDTLYLPFATSLRMSGLGYQSDAQAGLNISTNSLAEYGRDLTRALNTPHAPYTRIGVEVNGETRQLNDNILQIENEYYSDIRPKRVTHAGETPLQAMANRGVEYIEVRNLDINPLLALGIDDTQIRFLDTFLLFCLFQDSPEIGEQEQQRLARNQTRVTEQGRRPDLLLETASGELSRAAWGEQLFAELDAIAQLLDKAGSGYGAALQHYKPLLQQPELTPSARILQQLTATEQNYTDWVQNRATELTQHWQQTPLEQEQSRYFTQLASSSLAAQYALEEQEAGRSLMAM